One genomic segment of Arachis duranensis cultivar V14167 chromosome 4, aradu.V14167.gnm2.J7QH, whole genome shotgun sequence includes these proteins:
- the LOC107485494 gene encoding auxin-responsive protein SAUR21-like produces MAIRLPSSVIHAKRVLGRSLSGGKKVSGNVQKGYLAVYVGEEMQKKRYMVPISYLHEPAFQQLLSEAEEEFGFNHSMGGLTIPCSEDIFCSVTSQLKS; encoded by the coding sequence ATGGCTATTCGTTTGCCTTCTTCGGTGATCCATGCTAAACGTGTCCTTGGCCGCTCTCTTTCAGGTGGCAAAAAGGTGTCTGGAAATGTGCAAAAAGGGTATCTTGCAGTCTATGTTGGAGAAGAGATGCAAAAGAAGAGATATATGGTTCCTATATCATACTTGCATGAACCTGCTTTTCAACAATTGCTAAGTGAAGCAGAGGAAGAATTCGGATTTAATCACTCAATGGGAGGTCTAACAATTCCTTGCAGTGAAGACATCTTTTGCAGTGTGACTTCTCAGTTAAAAAGTTAG